In Terriglobia bacterium, a single genomic region encodes these proteins:
- a CDS encoding EF-Tu/IF-2/RF-3 family GTPase: IVGLRPEPFKRVVTGVEMFKKLLDEGQAGDNIGVLLRGTEKDDVERGMVLSKPGSITPHTKFKAEAYILTKEEGGRHTPFFSGYRPQFYFRTTDVTGVATLPQGTEMVMPGDNVSMEIELITPIAMEKGLRFAIREGGHTVGAGSVTDVIQ; encoded by the coding sequence GATTGTGGGATTGAGGCCGGAGCCGTTCAAGCGGGTGGTGACGGGCGTGGAGATGTTCAAAAAGCTGCTGGACGAAGGGCAGGCGGGGGACAACATCGGCGTTCTGCTGCGGGGGACGGAAAAGGATGACGTGGAGCGCGGGATGGTGCTGTCGAAACCGGGATCGATCACGCCGCACACGAAGTTCAAGGCAGAGGCCTATATTCTGACCAAGGAAGAGGGAGGACGGCACACGCCGTTTTTCTCGGGCTACCGGCCGCAGTTTTATTTCCGGACGACGGACGTGACAGGAGTGGCGACGCTGCCGCAGGGGACGGAAATGGTGATGCCGGGGGACAACGTAAGTATGGAGATCGAGCTGATTACGCCGATCGCCATGGAGAAGGGATTGCGGTTCGCCATCCGCGAAGGCGGCCATACCGTCGGCGCCGGCTCCGTAACCGATGTCATTCAATAA
- the rpsJ gene encoding 30S ribosomal protein S10 yields MLHQKIRIRLKAYDHRVLDQSAADIVSTAKRSGAQVAGPVPLPTVKNKYCVLRSPHSDKKSREQFEIRTHKRLVDILEPTAQTIDALTKLDLPAGVDIEIKAFGKEHAK; encoded by the coding sequence ATGCTTCATCAGAAAATTAGAATTCGTCTGAAGGCTTACGATCATCGGGTGCTGGACCAGTCGGCGGCGGATATTGTTTCAACCGCCAAGCGGTCCGGGGCGCAGGTGGCGGGACCCGTTCCACTGCCTACGGTGAAGAATAAATACTGCGTTCTTCGATCGCCCCACTCGGACAAGAAGTCGCGCGAACAGTTTGAAATCCGAACCCACAAGCGGCTGGTGGATATTCTGGAGCCGACAGCGCAGACGATTGACGCGCTGACGAAACTGGACCTTCCCGCCGGTGTGGACATCGAGATCAAAGCATTCGGGAAGGAGCACGCAAAGTAG
- the rplC gene encoding 50S ribosomal protein L3: MLKAILGKKLGMTQVFGENGDVVPVTVLKAGPCVVIQRKTSANDGYEAAQIGLVEVPPPRRVTKPQEGHFKSAGANPARFLREVRLDEESADIKVGDKVLADIFAANDTVDVIGTSKGRGFAGFHKRHHFGGGGAAHGSMFHRAPGSIGSSSYPSRVFKGMRAAGHMGVNQVTVRNLRVVRVLPEDNAILVEGAVPGPDGGYIMVRKAKAPHK; this comes from the coding sequence ATGCTGAAGGCGATTCTGGGTAAGAAGCTGGGGATGACGCAGGTCTTCGGGGAAAACGGGGATGTGGTTCCCGTGACCGTCCTGAAGGCGGGCCCCTGCGTCGTGATCCAGCGGAAGACCTCTGCAAATGACGGGTATGAAGCGGCCCAGATCGGCCTGGTGGAGGTTCCCCCTCCCCGGCGGGTTACTAAGCCGCAGGAAGGGCACTTTAAAAGCGCCGGCGCCAACCCGGCCCGCTTCCTTCGGGAAGTGAGATTGGATGAGGAATCCGCAGATATCAAGGTTGGGGATAAGGTACTTGCGGACATCTTTGCGGCCAACGACACCGTGGATGTGATTGGCACCTCCAAGGGCCGTGGATTTGCCGGGTTTCACAAGCGGCATCACTTTGGCGGAGGTGGCGCGGCGCACGGATCGATGTTCCATCGAGCGCCGGGTTCTATTGGATCATCCTCATACCCTTCGCGGGTCTTCAAAGGTATGCGCGCGGCGGGACACATGGGCGTCAACCAAGTCACGGTGCGTAATCTTCGCGTGGTGCGGGTCCTGCCGGAAGATAACGCCATTCTGGTCGAGGGCGCTGTTCCGGGGCCCGACGGCGGCTACATCATGGTTCGAAAGGCGAAGGCCCCGCACAAGTAG
- the rplD gene encoding 50S ribosomal protein L4: MATVEVKNLEGAKVKDLELADEVFASKPNGSLLWEATRAYLAGQRGGTHSTKSRGEVSGGGKKPWRQKGTGRARAGSIRSSLWRHGSIAHGPVPRDYAIKLPKRILAGALRSALAAKFQDNKMTVVDHLSLQQPKTKSFVAALGKLNVGPGTLVVNDTRDRNLELSSRNIAGCDLVRHHDVQAYHILSHDRLLITEGALTRLQEALR; the protein is encoded by the coding sequence ATGGCAACAGTGGAAGTAAAAAACTTGGAAGGGGCGAAGGTGAAAGACCTTGAGCTTGCGGATGAGGTATTTGCCTCGAAGCCGAATGGCAGCCTGCTCTGGGAGGCGACTCGGGCCTATCTGGCCGGTCAGCGGGGGGGCACGCACTCAACCAAGAGCCGGGGCGAAGTCTCCGGCGGAGGCAAGAAGCCCTGGCGGCAAAAGGGAACCGGGCGCGCCCGGGCAGGCAGTATACGGAGCAGCTTGTGGCGCCACGGATCGATTGCTCATGGGCCTGTGCCGCGCGATTACGCGATCAAGCTTCCGAAAAGGATTCTGGCGGGCGCGCTGCGATCGGCCCTGGCGGCGAAGTTCCAGGACAATAAAATGACGGTGGTGGACCACCTGAGCCTTCAGCAGCCCAAGACAAAGTCATTTGTCGCAGCCCTTGGCAAGTTGAATGTTGGGCCTGGAACGCTGGTGGTGAATGACACGCGAGACCGCAACTTGGAATTATCTTCCCGGAACATCGCCGGTTGCGACCTGGTGCGGCATCACGACGTTCAAGCGTACCACATCCTCAGCCACGACCGGCTGCTGATTACTGAAGGGGCGTTGACGAGATTGCAGGAGGCTTTGCGATGA
- the rplW gene encoding 50S ribosomal protein L23 — translation MKKTGQQILRKPIITEKSVGLKDASRTLCFQVDRTANKNEIKQAVEEMFVELHDKIESVQTASFRGKLRRRGWTSGRRPDWKKAYVKLKEGTRVPEYAETV, via the coding sequence ATGAAGAAGACGGGTCAGCAGATTCTTCGCAAACCCATCATTACCGAGAAGAGTGTTGGCTTAAAGGATGCCTCGCGAACCCTCTGCTTTCAGGTGGACCGCACTGCCAACAAGAACGAAATCAAGCAGGCCGTTGAAGAGATGTTTGTGGAGCTTCACGACAAGATCGAATCGGTCCAAACGGCTTCCTTCCGGGGGAAGCTGCGCCGGCGCGGGTGGACTAGCGGACGGCGGCCGGACTGGAAGAAGGCTTACGTCAAACTGAAGGAGGGGACCCGGGTTCCTGAGTACGCGGAGACCGTGTAA
- the rplB gene encoding 50S ribosomal protein L2, producing the protein MGIKTYRPYTKTRRYQTGSSFEELTSSTPHKPLLEPKDRISGRNNQGRITIWRRGGGHKRHYRVIDFKRDKVGIAARVATIEYDPNRSAFIALLHYVDGEKRYILYPQGLKVGDQVLAGPEADIVVGNSLPLKNIPLGTTVHNLELRPGKGGQLVRSAGGSAQVVAKEGDYAQVRLPSGEVRRLHIDCVATIGQVGNLDHENITIGKAGRKRWKGIRPTVRGVAMNPVDHPLGGGEGKTSGGRHPVTPWGQPTRGYKTRQNKRTDRFIIRRREKK; encoded by the coding sequence ATGGGAATTAAAACCTACAGACCGTACACAAAAACACGAAGGTACCAGACCGGATCAAGCTTTGAAGAGCTGACGTCCTCGACGCCGCATAAGCCCCTTCTGGAACCAAAAGACCGCATCTCCGGGCGCAACAACCAGGGAAGGATCACCATCTGGCGCCGGGGCGGAGGGCACAAGCGGCATTATCGTGTGATCGACTTTAAGAGAGACAAGGTGGGAATTGCGGCGCGAGTGGCCACCATCGAGTACGATCCGAACCGCTCAGCGTTTATCGCGTTGCTGCACTACGTGGATGGTGAGAAGCGTTACATTCTCTACCCACAGGGATTGAAGGTGGGCGACCAGGTTTTGGCCGGCCCCGAGGCCGACATTGTCGTGGGCAATTCGCTGCCCCTGAAGAATATTCCCCTTGGGACCACGGTGCACAATCTGGAACTTCGCCCGGGCAAAGGCGGACAGCTTGTCCGGAGCGCCGGCGGCAGCGCGCAGGTTGTCGCCAAGGAAGGTGATTATGCTCAGGTCCGGCTGCCATCAGGGGAGGTTCGGCGCCTTCACATTGATTGTGTGGCCACCATCGGCCAGGTGGGCAACCTCGATCACGAGAACATCACAATCGGCAAGGCCGGGCGAAAACGCTGGAAGGGAATACGGCCAACGGTCCGCGGAGTGGCGATGAACCCGGTTGACCATCCTCTCGGCGGAGGAGAAGGGAAGACCTCCGGCGGCCGGCACCCTGTGACGCCATGGGGCCAGCCCACGCGGGGATACAAGACGCGCCAGAACAAGCGGACTGATCGGTTCATTATCCGGCGGCGCGAGAAGAAATAG
- the rpsS gene encoding 30S ribosomal protein S19, producing the protein MARSLKKGPFVDDHLIKKIELLNRRFEKKVVKTWSRRSTIVPEMVGHTIAVHNGKKFIPVYVTENMVGHKLGEFAPTRTFKGHSVKAATERTASPAPAPRPAA; encoded by the coding sequence TTGGCGAGATCGCTTAAAAAGGGGCCTTTTGTTGATGATCACCTCATCAAGAAGATCGAACTGCTCAACCGGCGGTTCGAAAAGAAGGTGGTCAAAACCTGGTCGAGGCGTTCGACGATCGTTCCTGAAATGGTCGGTCATACGATTGCTGTCCACAATGGCAAGAAATTTATCCCCGTCTATGTCACCGAGAATATGGTGGGGCATAAGCTGGGTGAGTTTGCCCCCACGCGCACGTTTAAGGGGCACAGCGTGAAAGCGGCGACTGAACGCACCGCATCTCCGGCCCCTGCTCCAAGGCCAGCGGCTTGA
- the rplV gene encoding 50S ribosomal protein L22 codes for MEARATSKYLRVSPQKARLVVNLVRGQNVNAALDTLRFTKKRVAQEVLKVLESAIANAEQKSDSVDVDELVVAKAYVNEGPRVKRIRPAPMGRAYRYQRRMSHITLVVESPEPKE; via the coding sequence ATGGAAGCGAGAGCAACAAGCAAGTATTTGAGAGTTTCGCCGCAGAAGGCCCGGCTGGTTGTCAACCTGGTCAGAGGGCAGAACGTGAACGCGGCGCTCGATACTCTTCGCTTTACCAAGAAGCGTGTGGCGCAGGAAGTGCTGAAGGTCCTCGAGTCTGCAATTGCCAATGCTGAGCAGAAGTCAGATTCGGTGGATGTCGATGAACTGGTGGTTGCGAAGGCCTACGTGAATGAAGGCCCGAGGGTGAAGCGCATCCGGCCGGCTCCGATGGGTCGTGCCTATCGGTATCAGCGGCGGATGAGCCACATCACGCTGGTGGTTGAATCGCCGGAGCCGAAGGAGTAA
- the rpsC gene encoding 30S ribosomal protein S3 codes for MGQKVHPYGFRLGNIKTWKSRWFAKKGYADLLHEDLKLKRQLKAQLKSAGVSSIEVERPGNKLKISIHTARPGIIIGRKGAEIDRLRQEVQRRTGREVLPINIQEVHRPELNAQLVAESIALQLEKRVAFRRAMRKAVDSALRFGCKGIKVRVGGRLNGAEIARTEWYLQGRLPLHTLRADIDYGLAEARTTYGVIGVKCWIYNGEILEQRRRPTPKAENVDRPVA; via the coding sequence GTGGGTCAAAAAGTTCATCCATACGGTTTTCGTCTTGGCAACATCAAGACGTGGAAGTCGCGATGGTTTGCCAAGAAGGGTTATGCGGACCTGCTTCATGAAGACCTGAAACTGAAGCGGCAGCTTAAGGCCCAGCTGAAAAGCGCCGGCGTGTCTTCAATTGAAGTGGAACGTCCGGGCAACAAGCTGAAAATCTCGATCCATACGGCGCGTCCTGGCATCATCATCGGACGAAAAGGAGCGGAAATTGACCGCCTCCGCCAGGAAGTCCAAAGAAGGACGGGCCGCGAGGTGCTGCCGATTAATATTCAGGAAGTTCACAGGCCTGAACTGAACGCACAATTAGTGGCGGAATCGATTGCCCTGCAGCTTGAAAAGCGCGTTGCCTTCCGACGCGCGATGCGAAAGGCTGTGGACTCCGCGCTGCGTTTTGGGTGCAAGGGGATCAAGGTGCGGGTTGGTGGGCGATTGAACGGGGCGGAAATTGCGCGGACGGAATGGTATCTGCAGGGAAGGCTTCCCTTGCACACGCTGCGGGCTGACATCGATTACGGACTGGCGGAAGCCAGGACCACTTACGGCGTGATCGGCGTGAAGTGCTGGATTTATAACGGCGAGATTCTTGAGCAGCGGCGCCGGCCGACACCAAAGGCTGAGAATGTCGACCGCCCGGTTGCCTGA
- the rplP gene encoding 50S ribosomal protein L16 gives MLMPSKVKFRKQQRGRMAGKAWRGATVSFGDYGLKVLEAGWISDRQIEASRVAIMRFVKRGGKLWIRVFPDKPVTKKPAETRMGKGKGAPEFWVAVVKPGRILFEMEGVPEAEARRAFRLASDKLPLPTRFVTRLETAH, from the coding sequence ATGTTGATGCCGAGCAAGGTGAAATTCCGGAAGCAGCAGCGCGGCCGGATGGCTGGGAAGGCCTGGCGGGGCGCCACGGTTTCCTTCGGCGATTATGGGCTGAAGGTGCTTGAAGCTGGATGGATTTCGGACCGCCAGATCGAGGCCAGCCGAGTGGCCATCATGCGCTTTGTCAAACGCGGTGGAAAGTTGTGGATTCGCGTTTTTCCGGACAAGCCGGTGACCAAGAAACCTGCCGAAACTCGTATGGGTAAAGGGAAGGGCGCGCCTGAGTTTTGGGTTGCCGTCGTGAAGCCCGGCCGGATCCTGTTTGAGATGGAAGGCGTGCCAGAGGCGGAAGCCCGGCGGGCGTTCCGGCTGGCGAGTGACAAGCTGCCTCTGCCAACGCGGTTTGTAACCCGGCTGGAAACGGCGCATTGA
- the rpmC gene encoding 50S ribosomal protein L29: MKLEKDKKWKWPAENMREWTDKELETNRVQFGQQMLKLRFQLIGGQGDVLPVIRQLRKGIARVHTVQRERDLRLGAQKES; the protein is encoded by the coding sequence GTGAAGCTCGAAAAGGACAAGAAGTGGAAATGGCCCGCCGAGAACATGCGGGAGTGGACCGACAAAGAGCTCGAAACGAATCGAGTCCAGTTCGGCCAGCAGATGCTGAAACTTCGGTTCCAGTTGATCGGCGGGCAGGGTGACGTTCTGCCTGTTATCCGACAGCTTCGAAAAGGAATCGCCCGGGTGCACACGGTACAGCGGGAGCGGGACCTGAGGCTGGGCGCTCAGAAGGAATCCTGA
- the rpsQ gene encoding 30S ribosomal protein S17, producing MLNNTRQQKIGVVSSNKMQKTVVVTVDRRIMHPLYKKVTRKSKRFLVHDERGECQPGDTVRIEETRPLSRRKRWRVVEVISKAVQVGLMPEENA from the coding sequence ATGCTGAATAACACGCGGCAGCAAAAAATCGGAGTGGTCAGCAGTAACAAGATGCAGAAGACCGTCGTGGTGACTGTTGATCGACGCATAATGCATCCTCTTTACAAGAAAGTCACCCGTAAATCGAAGCGGTTTCTGGTTCACGATGAGAGGGGTGAGTGTCAGCCCGGCGATACGGTGCGGATTGAGGAAACCCGTCCGCTCAGCCGGCGGAAGCGGTGGCGGGTGGTGGAGGTTATTTCCAAGGCCGTTCAAGTCGGCCTGATGCCGGAGGAAAACGCATGA
- the rplN gene encoding 50S ribosomal protein L14: MIGMRTILQVADNSGARKLSCILPLGGSVGLQAGLGDVITASVKEAAPESPVPKGKVVKAVIVRMRKEQRRRDGSYIRFDENAAVLINDTGEPVGTRVFGPVARELREKKFLKIVSLAPEVL; this comes from the coding sequence ATGATCGGGATGCGTACGATTTTGCAGGTGGCCGACAATTCCGGCGCCCGCAAGCTTTCCTGCATCCTGCCCCTCGGCGGAAGCGTGGGGCTGCAGGCCGGGCTGGGCGACGTGATTACAGCCTCTGTGAAAGAAGCTGCGCCGGAAAGCCCTGTCCCGAAAGGAAAGGTTGTGAAGGCGGTGATTGTTCGCATGAGGAAAGAGCAGCGGCGGCGGGATGGAAGTTACATCCGGTTTGACGAAAATGCCGCGGTGCTGATCAACGACACCGGGGAGCCGGTGGGGACTCGTGTTTTCGGACCGGTGGCCCGCGAACTGCGCGAGAAAAAGTTTCTGAAGATTGTTTCCCTTGCTCCGGAGGTCCTGTAA
- the rplX gene encoding 50S ribosomal protein L24, which translates to MGVALDIRKNDQVQVIAGRDKGKTGRVLSVVPRKGQVFVEHANMIKRHTRPNPSKQIRGGILEKEGPIHVSNVALLCTECGPTRVRHQRMAGGEKGKKVRQCTKCGKVLDS; encoded by the coding sequence ATGGGAGTGGCGCTGGATATCCGCAAGAATGATCAGGTCCAGGTGATTGCCGGACGCGATAAAGGCAAGACGGGGCGCGTGTTGAGCGTAGTGCCGCGCAAGGGGCAGGTTTTTGTGGAACATGCCAACATGATCAAGCGCCACACGCGGCCGAACCCCTCCAAGCAGATTCGGGGTGGGATCCTGGAAAAGGAAGGCCCAATTCACGTGTCAAACGTGGCGCTTCTCTGTACTGAGTGCGGCCCTACCAGGGTCCGCCATCAGCGCATGGCGGGAGGCGAAAAAGGCAAGAAGGTTCGCCAGTGCACCAAGTGCGGAAAGGTGCTCGACAGTTAG